Proteins encoded together in one Undibacterium sp. CCC3.4 window:
- a CDS encoding TonB-dependent receptor, with amino-acid sequence MTTRPHHARKHLGTPIQLAVLSLIAGLHSAQAQEQNSAAQQNKAAADSNTISEVLVTGTKRSTSLQRTPVAITAINAAALEDAHVQTIQDVVNLVPGFSATAQGDHGVITMTIRGVGNDSAKTEYADPEVATFVNGIYAPRPEGATTLLFDMEGIEVLRGPQGTLWGRNASVGAVNMQTAKPILGEQSGNLEGGLGSFKRSGVRGAFNLPVSDTMALRFAFVKEAHDGYVDYQTLPAISLASQKTAYAASNKGSLTGFQALNPNLFVTNGPKYGAQDQSAARLSMLWKPTTALTWNVSYEKYTDRGTPNMNLMQTPRTGQNLWSALIDTAPYVERDSDSLRSRMDLTIGDSMSLSYIAGYSKFSGSSRYDQDGGAAVPTSFTTGATHQENNTVSSNYVNYSHELELQSTGKRDVDWLLGLYYGAETNDIRFDIPIINGTQQGSVGWQGSFIQPKETVESSAAFGQATWNVSDRLHLTGGLRYTSDKRTNVGGNGYTWNGDANVSQTPLSGNINPTIAGQGYSPSSPSNDGTYTGSKVTSLARISYDFDQNNMIYASYSTGYKSGGLQDGGKTYGAETLANYEIGSKHTFLGGTVKMNNALYFENFKGFQFSAPVTNPDGSHTLATSNADGAKIAGFETEIAAKLSKDDKVQVSLAYTPKATLGKLIGGSNDYALPKCVADPTISTCVDVTGFTMPHTPKIQIQVQYQHSFHLAADATLTPRISVHYESESGLSVFSDYFGAPDKQAAYARTDLGLRYARNNFYIDAFVRNASNSNIKTSAQNGFSVWQAQYLAPRTFGFNTGVDF; translated from the coding sequence ATGACAACACGCCCCCACCACGCCCGTAAGCATTTGGGTACACCAATACAACTCGCTGTTTTGAGCTTGATCGCCGGGCTACATTCGGCCCAGGCGCAAGAACAAAACAGTGCGGCCCAGCAAAATAAAGCAGCGGCCGACAGCAACACCATTTCCGAAGTCCTCGTCACTGGCACCAAGCGTTCCACTTCGCTGCAAAGAACGCCGGTGGCGATCACGGCTATCAATGCAGCCGCGCTCGAAGATGCACATGTACAAACGATACAAGACGTAGTCAATCTGGTTCCTGGTTTTTCTGCCACCGCCCAAGGCGATCATGGCGTGATCACCATGACCATACGCGGCGTCGGCAATGACAGTGCGAAAACCGAATATGCTGATCCTGAAGTGGCGACCTTCGTCAACGGCATCTACGCTCCGCGTCCGGAAGGCGCGACGACCTTGTTGTTCGACATGGAAGGCATAGAAGTGTTGCGCGGACCACAAGGTACCTTGTGGGGTCGTAATGCATCGGTCGGTGCGGTCAATATGCAGACTGCCAAACCGATCCTCGGCGAACAATCGGGTAATTTGGAAGGTGGCTTAGGTAGTTTCAAACGCAGCGGCGTGCGCGGTGCCTTCAATTTACCGGTCAGCGACACCATGGCTTTGCGTTTCGCCTTCGTGAAAGAAGCGCATGATGGCTATGTCGATTACCAAACTTTGCCAGCCATTTCCTTGGCCAGCCAAAAAACCGCTTATGCCGCCTCGAACAAGGGTAGCCTGACCGGTTTTCAAGCACTGAATCCGAATCTGTTCGTCACCAATGGCCCGAAATACGGCGCGCAAGATCAAAGTGCCGCGCGTTTAAGCATGTTGTGGAAACCGACTACCGCGCTGACTTGGAATGTCTCGTATGAGAAGTATACCGATCGCGGCACACCGAACATGAATCTGATGCAAACACCTCGGACTGGCCAAAACTTGTGGTCGGCCCTGATCGATACCGCCCCATATGTCGAGCGTGATTCCGATTCGCTGCGCAGCCGTATGGATTTGACTATCGGTGACTCGATGTCGCTCTCTTATATTGCCGGTTACTCGAAATTCAGCGGTTCTTCGCGCTATGATCAAGATGGTGGCGCGGCCGTGCCGACCAGTTTCACTACCGGTGCCACACATCAGGAAAACAATACCGTCTCATCCAACTATGTCAACTACAGCCACGAGCTGGAGTTGCAATCGACCGGCAAGCGTGATGTCGATTGGTTGCTCGGTTTGTACTACGGTGCCGAAACCAATGATATCCGTTTCGATATTCCTATCATCAACGGCACCCAACAAGGCAGCGTCGGTTGGCAGGGTTCCTTCATCCAACCGAAAGAAACCGTGGAATCCTCGGCGGCCTTCGGTCAAGCGACGTGGAATGTCAGCGATCGTCTGCATCTGACCGGCGGTTTGCGTTACACCAGCGACAAACGCACCAATGTCGGCGGCAATGGTTACACTTGGAATGGCGACGCCAACGTTTCGCAAACACCTTTGAGTGGCAATATCAACCCAACGATTGCCGGCCAAGGCTACAGCCCAAGCTCGCCATCGAATGACGGCACTTATACCGGCAGCAAAGTCACCAGCTTGGCACGCATCAGCTACGACTTCGATCAAAACAATATGATCTACGCCAGCTATTCGACCGGTTATAAATCCGGCGGTCTGCAAGATGGTGGCAAAACCTATGGTGCCGAAACGCTGGCTAACTACGAAATCGGTAGCAAACATACGTTCTTGGGCGGTACGGTCAAGATGAATAATGCCTTGTACTTTGAAAATTTTAAAGGCTTCCAGTTCAGCGCACCGGTCACCAATCCTGACGGTTCGCACACGCTGGCGACCAGCAATGCCGACGGTGCCAAGATCGCCGGTTTCGAAACTGAAATTGCCGCCAAACTGAGCAAAGACGATAAGGTGCAAGTGTCCTTGGCGTATACGCCGAAAGCCACTTTGGGCAAACTGATCGGTGGCTCGAATGATTACGCCTTGCCGAAATGTGTCGCCGATCCGACCATCAGCACTTGTGTCGATGTCACCGGTTTCACCATGCCGCATACGCCGAAAATTCAAATCCAAGTACAGTATCAACACAGCTTCCATCTGGCTGCCGATGCCACCTTGACCCCACGTATCAGCGTGCATTATGAATCCGAAAGTGGTCTGAGTGTGTTCAGCGATTACTTCGGTGCACCCGATAAACAAGCTGCGTATGCCCGTACCGATCTGGGTTTGCGTTATGCCCGCAATAATTTTTATATTGATGCTTTTGTCCGTAATGCCAGCAACAGCAATATCAAAACCAGCGCGCAAAATGGCTTCTCGGTTTGGCAAGCGCAGTACTTGGCACCGCGTACTTTCGGCTTTAATACCGGCGTTGATTTCTGA
- the gloA gene encoding lactoylglutathione lyase, translating into MRILHTMLRVGHLQRAITFYTEVLGMHLLSQSDNPEYKYTLAFLGYGSNPEHTELELTYNYGVEQYEIGTAYGHIAIAVPDVAAACQAVKERGGKVTREAGPVKGGSTVIAFVEDPDGYKIELIQRSSEVSL; encoded by the coding sequence ATGCGCATCCTCCACACCATGCTACGCGTCGGCCATTTGCAACGCGCGATCACGTTTTACACTGAAGTTCTGGGCATGCACTTGCTGAGTCAATCCGATAACCCTGAGTACAAGTACACTTTGGCGTTTCTTGGGTATGGCAGCAATCCCGAGCATACCGAACTTGAACTGACCTATAACTACGGCGTCGAGCAGTATGAAATCGGCACCGCCTATGGCCATATTGCGATTGCTGTACCCGATGTCGCCGCCGCCTGCCAGGCTGTCAAAGAACGTGGCGGTAAAGTCACGCGCGAAGCCGGCCCGGTCAAGGGTGGCAGCACCGTCATCGCCTTCGTCGAAGATCCTGATGGCTACAAAATTGAATTGATACAGCGCAGCTCAGAGGTGAGCCTGTAA
- a CDS encoding SprT family zinc-dependent metalloprotease — protein sequence MKTRLPSIIDMVQRALQLELFGEVHSPERRVAPPQLPKLPAQAVTPPATGSRQRRILLENTWVEYELLRSKRRSIGFLIHAQGLRVTAPRWVTIADIELALNEKQSWIVRKLGERRERSARKPSAALPWQDGTRLPYLGDELSLRLLPGPARSSNREQDTLLLYCADTSSQAQIKTALETWLRQRAHAYFTERLPGFAEQLGVQYQSMQLSSARTRWGSCTSQGKIRLNWRLIHFSPHIIDYVIVHELAHLREMNHSPRFWATVESVFPDYHSARQQLRQHAAADLPEF from the coding sequence ATGAAAACCCGCCTCCCGTCTATCATTGATATGGTGCAGCGTGCGCTGCAGCTCGAGTTATTCGGCGAGGTGCACAGTCCGGAGCGCCGCGTAGCACCACCGCAGTTGCCAAAGCTGCCAGCGCAAGCAGTCACACCACCTGCCACGGGTTCCAGACAACGCCGCATTCTTTTGGAAAATACTTGGGTCGAGTACGAATTACTGCGCTCCAAGCGGCGCAGTATCGGCTTCCTTATCCATGCACAAGGCCTCAGAGTAACGGCCCCGCGCTGGGTAACGATCGCCGACATCGAACTGGCGCTCAATGAAAAACAGTCGTGGATCGTGCGCAAGTTGGGCGAACGGCGCGAGCGCAGCGCACGCAAGCCGAGCGCCGCCTTGCCATGGCAAGATGGCACACGACTGCCGTATCTCGGCGATGAATTGTCATTACGCTTGCTGCCTGGCCCTGCTCGCAGCAGCAATCGTGAGCAGGACACCCTGTTACTGTATTGTGCAGATACCAGCTCGCAAGCGCAAATCAAAACTGCATTAGAAACCTGGCTGCGACAGCGTGCCCACGCTTACTTCACGGAGCGCCTGCCTGGCTTCGCCGAACAACTCGGTGTGCAATACCAGAGTATGCAATTATCATCGGCACGCACGCGTTGGGGATCTTGCACTTCACAGGGAAAAATCCGGCTGAACTGGCGCTTGATCCATTTCTCGCCACATATTATCGACTACGTCATCGTCCATGAACTGGCCCATTTGCGCGAAATGAACCACAGCCCACGTTTCTGGGCTACCGTGGAATCGGTGTTTCCCGATTATCACAGCGCGCGCCAACAGTTGCGCCAGCATGCGGCGGCGGATTTGCCGGAGTTTTAA
- a CDS encoding MFS transporter, which translates to MQAMKPTASPLLWVPTAYFTMALTYMTLTSVTAIMFKNMGMDNAKAAQYASYLILAYTVKPLFAPFVEMYRTKKFFVICSQISIGLGFAGVALAMNLPDYMAILMLLFWGISFIGATQDIASDGVYVTSLDGKMQALYCGIQGLSWNIGPIIASGGLVYLSGKLHSDFFHHDATVFGPEWRDAWQVVFAIVAAVNILMAFWHKRVMPEGAKAQHTPTDAKAALHIMRDSFSSFFKKRGIWLMIAFAFLFRLSIGFLEKIGPFFMVDPVSQGGLGLNNELLGIIYGTYGLIAVLLGSLLGGWFLARRGLQSSLFLLCCAVNIPNVTFLIMSIYQPSSLLAITAGVAIEKFFFGFGSVGFMIYMMQQLAPGKYTTTHYAFGTGLMGLCMMVTGVLSGHLQQWLGYTHYFIFVMLATIPSFLVCWFAPFYQSPQSGDELGTAAL; encoded by the coding sequence ATGCAAGCGATGAAACCCACCGCCTCACCCCTGTTATGGGTGCCGACCGCCTATTTCACGATGGCACTGACGTATATGACGCTCACCAGCGTCACCGCCATCATGTTCAAAAACATGGGCATGGATAATGCCAAAGCGGCGCAGTATGCCAGCTACCTGATTCTGGCTTACACCGTCAAACCACTGTTTGCCCCCTTCGTCGAGATGTACCGGACCAAAAAATTCTTTGTCATTTGCAGCCAAATCAGCATAGGCCTGGGCTTTGCCGGCGTGGCATTGGCGATGAACTTGCCTGATTACATGGCCATTCTGATGCTGCTGTTTTGGGGGATTTCTTTTATTGGTGCGACGCAAGATATTGCTTCTGATGGCGTCTACGTGACTTCGCTCGATGGCAAGATGCAAGCCTTGTACTGCGGCATCCAGGGTTTGAGCTGGAATATCGGTCCCATCATCGCTTCCGGTGGTTTGGTGTATTTAAGCGGCAAATTACACAGTGACTTTTTTCACCACGATGCCACCGTCTTCGGCCCAGAGTGGCGCGATGCCTGGCAAGTGGTGTTCGCCATCGTTGCGGCAGTGAATATTTTGATGGCGTTCTGGCATAAACGAGTGATGCCAGAGGGTGCCAAAGCCCAGCACACACCGACCGATGCCAAAGCGGCGCTGCACATCATGCGTGATTCATTCAGCAGCTTTTTCAAAAAACGCGGTATCTGGCTGATGATCGCCTTCGCATTTTTGTTTCGCTTGAGCATAGGCTTTCTGGAAAAAATCGGCCCCTTCTTTATGGTCGATCCGGTCTCGCAAGGGGGCTTAGGTTTGAACAACGAATTGCTCGGCATCATATACGGCACCTATGGTCTGATTGCCGTATTACTCGGTTCTTTGCTGGGTGGCTGGTTTCTGGCGCGCCGTGGCTTGCAGTCCAGTTTGTTTCTCTTGTGTTGCGCCGTGAATATTCCCAATGTCACGTTTTTGATCATGAGCATCTATCAACCAAGCAGCTTGCTGGCGATCACCGCTGGGGTGGCGATAGAGAAATTCTTTTTCGGCTTCGGTTCGGTCGGCTTCATGATTTACATGATGCAGCAACTCGCTCCCGGCAAATACACCACCACCCACTACGCCTTCGGTACCGGCTTGATGGGTTTGTGCATGATGGTGACCGGCGTCCTCAGTGGACATTTGCAGCAATGGCTAGGTTACACGCATTACTTTATTTTCGTCATGCTGGCCACCATCCCCTCATTCTTGGTATGTTGGTTTGCACCGTTCTACCAGTCGCCGCAAAGCGGCGACGAGCTCGGCACCGCAGCGCTGTAG
- a CDS encoding tryptophan halogenase family protein — MKTISNVLIVGGGTAGWLTAAFLAKSLGTAAAGAVAITVVESPEIASIGVGEGSFPSLRGTLAAIGIDEACFVRECNATFKQGIKFVDWLRPPGTPGADHYFHPFSSPSQRAGAPELLPYWLQGAAPAGVAFAAAATMQKTLADAGRAPKRSSDAAYLGPMNYAYHFDAGLFAQLLQRHAIALGVVHRQATIEQVDLAQDGAIASLLCSDGSRLQADLYIDCSGFRAALIGKALGSPFKSVDDVLFVDRALAMQVPYPEPHSAIPSYTMATAQTAGWIWDIGLQQRRGVGHVYSSRHTDDVTAEQALRDYIGPAAAQLQARKIDLALGYRPQAWVKNCVAVGLSGGFLEPLEASGIGLVETAAYLISYLFPADGNQAPVAKVFNDMMRQRYERIVDFIKLHYCLTQRRDSAFWIDNLAPGSSKLSEQLAMWRSRAPHRLDFISDVEMYPCSSWQYVLYGMEFKTTLASNSLLWTRSSDAQREFDMIAQMSRHALEDLPEHRALIEQMQATAMK; from the coding sequence ATGAAAACGATTTCAAATGTATTGATCGTCGGTGGTGGCACGGCCGGATGGCTGACCGCAGCCTTCTTAGCCAAATCGCTCGGCACTGCTGCGGCCGGTGCGGTGGCCATTACGGTAGTGGAATCGCCGGAAATTGCCAGTATCGGTGTGGGGGAGGGGAGTTTCCCTTCCTTGCGTGGCACACTGGCGGCGATCGGCATCGACGAAGCGTGTTTTGTGCGCGAGTGTAATGCCACGTTTAAGCAAGGAATTAAATTTGTTGATTGGCTACGCCCACCCGGTACACCCGGTGCAGACCATTACTTTCATCCCTTCAGTTCACCCAGTCAACGCGCCGGTGCACCCGAACTGTTACCGTATTGGTTGCAGGGTGCGGCACCGGCCGGTGTGGCGTTTGCCGCCGCTGCCACCATGCAAAAAACCTTGGCCGATGCCGGCCGTGCACCCAAACGCAGCAGCGACGCGGCCTACCTCGGGCCGATGAATTATGCCTACCATTTCGATGCCGGATTATTTGCTCAATTATTGCAGCGCCATGCCATCGCGCTGGGCGTTGTACACCGACAGGCGACCATCGAGCAAGTAGACTTGGCGCAAGACGGTGCCATCGCCAGCTTACTGTGCAGCGATGGCAGTCGTTTGCAGGCCGATTTATATATCGATTGCAGCGGCTTTCGTGCCGCGCTGATTGGCAAGGCCTTGGGTTCGCCGTTCAAATCGGTCGACGACGTGCTGTTCGTTGATCGCGCTTTGGCGATGCAAGTACCGTATCCTGAACCGCACAGCGCGATTCCCTCTTACACAATGGCGACCGCACAAACAGCCGGTTGGATTTGGGATATAGGCTTGCAGCAGCGCCGTGGCGTCGGTCATGTGTATTCCAGCCGGCACACCGACGATGTGACGGCCGAGCAAGCTTTGCGTGATTATATCGGGCCGGCGGCGGCGCAACTGCAGGCACGCAAGATTGACCTCGCGCTCGGCTATCGGCCCCAAGCCTGGGTGAAAAATTGCGTCGCCGTCGGTTTATCGGGTGGCTTTCTCGAACCTCTGGAAGCGTCCGGCATAGGCTTGGTCGAAACCGCGGCTTACCTGATCAGCTATCTGTTTCCAGCCGATGGCAACCAAGCCCCGGTGGCGAAAGTATTCAATGACATGATGCGCCAACGCTACGAGCGCATCGTCGATTTCATCAAATTACATTACTGCCTTACACAGCGCCGTGACAGTGCGTTCTGGATAGACAATCTGGCACCGGGCAGCAGCAAACTCAGTGAACAATTGGCCATGTGGCGTAGCCGTGCACCGCACCGGCTCGATTTTATCAGTGATGTGGAAATGTACCCATGTTCTAGTTGGCAATACGTGCTTTATGGCATGGAATTCAAGACTACGCTTGCCAGCAATTCCTTGCTCTGGACCCGCAGCAGCGACGCGCAACGCGAATTTGACATGATCGCCCAGATGTCCCGGCACGCGCTCGAGGATTTGCCTGAGCATCGCGCATTGATCGAACAGATGCAAGCAACAGCTATGAAGTAG
- a CDS encoding LacI family DNA-binding transcriptional regulator, whose product MIDNATSHSPVTLLDVARAAGVSPATVSRILNGTAKVSADKRLAVEQAIAEMRFEPNQLAQSLKSGKSMTIGIVVQDIASPFFAEALRGVDDGLKASGYASVIVSGHWNAIEEAARIKLLLARKVDGLILLSGHIADQDVLRFATQRPIVATGRLLNSAHAKGFKIDNEHGAMLAVRHLLELGHRRIAFIAGPSNNPDANERLAGYRRALEEANLAFEAKLVVEGDLHESSGLLAINHLLENQQQFTAVFAVNDQTAYGVRLSLYRKGIRVPDDMSVIGFDDLPTSLYTTPPLTTIRQPLYEMGLAAATALLGIINDKAADISLPPLELVVRETTRRLR is encoded by the coding sequence GTGATCGACAATGCAACAAGCCATTCCCCAGTAACCCTGCTCGACGTTGCTCGTGCAGCCGGTGTCTCCCCCGCTACGGTATCGCGCATACTCAATGGCACGGCCAAAGTGTCGGCCGATAAGCGGCTGGCAGTGGAACAAGCCATCGCTGAAATGCGCTTCGAGCCGAATCAACTGGCGCAGAGCCTCAAGAGCGGTAAGTCGATGACCATAGGCATCGTGGTACAAGATATCGCCAGCCCGTTTTTTGCCGAAGCCTTGCGTGGGGTCGACGATGGCCTCAAAGCCAGCGGTTATGCCTCCGTGATTGTCAGCGGGCACTGGAATGCCATCGAAGAAGCGGCGCGTATCAAACTGCTGTTAGCACGCAAGGTCGACGGTTTGATATTGCTTTCAGGCCACATCGCCGACCAAGATGTTCTGCGTTTTGCCACCCAACGCCCTATCGTCGCGACCGGCCGTTTGCTCAACAGCGCGCATGCCAAGGGTTTTAAGATAGACAATGAACACGGTGCCATGTTGGCGGTCCGTCATCTGCTTGAACTTGGTCATAGGCGGATCGCGTTTATTGCTGGCCCGTCGAATAATCCCGATGCCAATGAGCGACTGGCAGGCTATCGCCGTGCTTTGGAAGAGGCGAATTTAGCGTTTGAGGCAAAACTGGTGGTGGAGGGAGATTTACACGAGTCAAGCGGCTTACTGGCAATCAATCACTTACTGGAAAACCAACAGCAGTTCACTGCTGTGTTTGCCGTCAATGATCAAACTGCCTATGGCGTGCGACTGAGTTTGTATCGCAAGGGAATCCGCGTGCCCGACGATATGTCGGTGATCGGTTTCGATGATTTGCCAACTTCTCTCTACACCACCCCACCACTGACGACAATCCGTCAACCTTTGTATGAAATGGGTTTGGCGGCCGCTACGGCCTTGTTGGGTATCATCAATGACAAAGCCGCCGACATCAGCTTGCCGCCGCTGGAATTAGTGGTACGTGAGACGACGCGGCGCCTGCGCTGA
- a CDS encoding cation:proton antiporter gives MNTSETFLIAMSIIFSLPYLIWRLLRTDYWAPLVVVQILVGIALGPGALGAVFPSVYQSIFTPQVSLALNGVAWWAVMLFVMLAGIELDLQQLWQHRVESGVTAALALSVPMLAGCAVALVLLAAGGEWSGLQAQPWQFVLGIGMSCAVTALPILVLLMEKLEILETPLGQRILRYASLDDIAIWGVLALILLDWQRAQRQLLFLLGFALASWLLRRLMPRLAARDRWPLLLIWLPLCAYCADWSGLHFMVGAFLAGLVIDRAWFVAAQVEQVRSLVLQLLMPVFFLSTGLRTNWEAGSSAILLAAALLLSAAIGGKLLGMQIAGRLLKWPRGEAQMIGWLLQTKALIMIIFTNVLLDKGIISNASFTALLLMAVLSTMLTIPAVAPQLQRSQT, from the coding sequence ATGAATACCAGTGAAACTTTTCTCATCGCCATGAGCATTATCTTCAGTCTGCCCTATTTGATCTGGCGTCTGTTGCGTACCGATTATTGGGCACCGCTGGTGGTGGTGCAAATTCTGGTCGGCATCGCACTCGGTCCGGGTGCCTTGGGTGCCGTGTTTCCCAGCGTTTATCAGAGCATCTTCACGCCGCAAGTCAGCCTGGCGCTCAATGGTGTGGCTTGGTGGGCGGTGATGTTGTTCGTCATGCTGGCGGGAATAGAATTGGACTTGCAACAATTGTGGCAACATCGCGTGGAAAGCGGCGTGACTGCCGCGCTGGCACTATCGGTACCGATGTTGGCCGGCTGTGCCGTGGCACTGGTCTTGCTGGCGGCTGGCGGCGAGTGGAGTGGGCTGCAGGCGCAGCCTTGGCAATTCGTGCTGGGCATAGGCATGTCCTGCGCCGTCACTGCCTTACCTATCTTGGTGTTACTGATGGAAAAACTGGAAATTCTGGAAACGCCTTTAGGGCAGCGAATTCTGCGCTACGCCAGCCTCGATGACATCGCCATCTGGGGTGTGTTGGCGCTGATTTTACTCGACTGGCAACGGGCGCAACGGCAACTGCTGTTTTTGCTCGGCTTTGCCCTCGCCAGTTGGCTGTTGCGCCGACTGATGCCGCGCCTTGCCGCACGCGACCGTTGGCCACTGCTACTGATTTGGCTGCCACTGTGCGCCTATTGTGCCGATTGGTCGGGCTTACATTTCATGGTGGGAGCCTTTTTAGCTGGTTTGGTGATCGACCGGGCTTGGTTCGTGGCGGCCCAAGTTGAGCAAGTCCGCAGTCTGGTGCTGCAATTGTTGATGCCGGTATTTTTTCTCAGCACTGGTCTGCGCACCAACTGGGAAGCCGGCAGCAGTGCCATTCTGTTGGCTGCAGCGCTGCTGTTAAGCGCAGCCATCGGCGGGAAATTATTGGGTATGCAAATCGCCGGCCGCTTGCTGAAGTGGCCGCGTGGAGAAGCGCAGATGATAGGCTGGCTGCTGCAAACCAAGGCCTTGATCATGATTATCTTCACCAATGTCTTGCTCGACAAAGGCATCATTTCCAACGCCAGCTTCACGGCCCTCTTACTGATGGCGGTGCTCAGCACCATGCTGACGATACCGGCGGTGGCACCGCAGTTGCAGCGGTCTCAAACATAG
- a CDS encoding lysophospholipid acyltransferase family protein, which produces MLRFTRLLRSMLFLLLMIVATVIWAPISMLFAFLPYNQRYYITARWNVFIIWCARVVCGIRYEFKGFENFPDAPAIILSKHQSAWETIFLLMATPRPLVFVFKKEITYIPFFGWAISMLRMIPIDRSKGKDAFAQVVTHGKKRLADGQWIIMFPEGTRIAVGKKGNYKGGGARLAVETNTPVVPIALNSGECWPKNSFIKKPGLVTVSVGAPIYPGNSTPVELMQQVEAWIEAEMRVISPQVYRDK; this is translated from the coding sequence ATGCTTCGCTTTACCCGCCTGTTACGCTCTATGCTGTTTTTGTTGTTGATGATCGTTGCCACTGTTATCTGGGCACCGATCAGCATGCTGTTCGCCTTCCTCCCCTACAATCAGCGCTACTACATCACGGCGCGCTGGAATGTCTTCATCATCTGGTGCGCGCGCGTAGTCTGCGGCATACGCTATGAATTCAAGGGCTTTGAAAATTTCCCGGATGCGCCGGCGATTATTTTATCGAAACACCAATCGGCGTGGGAAACCATCTTTCTCTTGATGGCGACGCCGCGCCCGCTGGTCTTCGTCTTCAAAAAAGAAATCACCTATATTCCATTTTTCGGTTGGGCCATCTCCATGCTGCGCATGATTCCTATCGACCGCAGCAAAGGCAAGGATGCTTTCGCCCAGGTTGTGACGCATGGAAAAAAACGCTTGGCCGATGGTCAGTGGATCATCATGTTCCCGGAAGGCACGCGCATTGCGGTCGGTAAAAAAGGTAATTACAAAGGCGGCGGTGCCCGTTTGGCAGTCGAAACCAATACGCCGGTAGTGCCGATCGCGCTTAATTCCGGCGAATGTTGGCCGAAAAATTCCTTCATCAAAAAACCAGGTCTGGTCACGGTGTCGGTTGGTGCGCCGATTTATCCGGGGAACAGCACGCCGGTGGAATTGATGCAGCAAGTCGAAGCATGGATAGAAGCCGAGATGCGTGTGATTTCACCGCAAGTGTATCGTGACAAATAA
- a CDS encoding GH1 family beta-glucosidase: MPTTDSKLAFPRTFSWGVATSAYQIEGAAAEDGRGPSIWDSFTHAEGNIIDGSSGDVACDHYHRYPEDVELIADLGVDAYRFSISWSRVQPLGYGAWNEAGFAFYAKLLDRLAEKNIAAHVTLYHWDLPQGLQDLGGWLSRETTQRFAEYAAEVARRFGSRVASIATHNEPWCTANLGYGNAQFAPGVADTALSIQVSHHLLLSHGLAIQAMRAVTGAAGPQYGIVLNQWTADAATSSAADEAEARWEYARSVQWFMDPIFKGEYPQAALARMDLSRFHVMPGDMDNIRQPLDFLGVNYYFRAYISTETPQQAAPAALGLTDMGWEIYPQGLTRLLVGLQSEYPDLPPIYITENGMAAADQMQDGAIHDSARIDYVRLHLQALQTAMAAGVDVRGYFYWSLLDNFEWNSGYAKRFGLVYVDYATQERVLKDSAHWYRNLIAEQQSE, from the coding sequence ATGCCAACTACCGATTCCAAATTAGCTTTTCCTCGCACTTTCAGTTGGGGCGTGGCAACCAGCGCCTATCAAATCGAAGGTGCCGCCGCCGAAGACGGCCGCGGGCCATCGATCTGGGACAGCTTTACCCATGCAGAAGGGAATATCATTGATGGCAGTAGTGGCGACGTTGCTTGTGACCACTATCATCGCTATCCTGAGGATGTGGAGCTCATTGCGGACTTGGGTGTGGACGCGTATCGCTTTTCGATTTCTTGGTCGCGCGTGCAGCCGCTCGGCTACGGTGCCTGGAATGAGGCCGGCTTCGCGTTTTACGCCAAACTGCTCGATCGTCTGGCTGAGAAAAACATCGCCGCCCATGTCACCCTGTACCACTGGGATTTACCACAAGGTTTGCAAGATTTAGGTGGCTGGCTCAGCCGTGAAACCACACAACGCTTTGCCGAGTACGCCGCCGAAGTTGCGCGTCGCTTTGGTTCGCGCGTGGCGTCGATCGCCACGCATAATGAACCGTGGTGCACCGCCAACCTCGGTTATGGCAACGCTCAATTTGCCCCCGGTGTCGCCGATACGGCGCTGTCGATACAAGTCTCGCACCATTTGCTGTTATCGCATGGCTTGGCAATACAGGCTATGCGTGCGGTCACCGGCGCTGCCGGTCCACAATATGGCATCGTGCTCAATCAATGGACTGCCGATGCGGCCACCAGCTCTGCGGCCGACGAGGCCGAAGCCAGATGGGAATATGCGCGTTCGGTGCAGTGGTTCATGGATCCTATTTTCAAAGGCGAGTACCCGCAAGCGGCGCTAGCCAGAATGGATCTGAGCCGCTTTCATGTGATGCCGGGCGATATGGATAACATACGTCAACCGCTCGATTTTCTCGGCGTAAACTATTATTTCCGTGCTTACATCAGCACCGAAACACCGCAGCAGGCCGCTCCCGCTGCGCTCGGCTTGACTGATATGGGCTGGGAAATTTATCCGCAAGGTTTGACCCGATTATTAGTCGGGCTGCAAAGCGAATACCCGGATTTACCACCGATTTACATTACCGAAAACGGTATGGCCGCCGCCGACCAAATGCAAGACGGTGCCATCCATGACAGTGCGCGCATCGACTACGTGCGTCTGCACTTGCAAGCGCTGCAAACCGCTATGGCCGCTGGGGTCGATGTCCGCGGCTACTTCTATTGGAGTTTGCTCGACAACTTCGAATGGAATTCCGGCTATGCCAAGCGCTTCGGCTTGGTGTATGTCGATTATGCGACGCAGGAGCGGGTACTTAAAGACAGTGCGCATTGGTATCGCAATTTGATCGCCGAGCAGCAGTCAGAGTAG